One stretch of Rosistilla oblonga DNA includes these proteins:
- a CDS encoding carbohydrate porin, giving the protein MHSLAKSHAAIVIASVIAVTGVLSVRADEGSVDCDVETWCCDDPAEEAICPREYLLCDWCGARPCLQDSGITPFFYYDSITAANVDGGIEADQDFTGQVYAGADLDLDTLLGWNRTTLKISTVQRHGDSISPSVGGIYDPMCIFGGQVLFLYQLWLEREVCDNWSIKAGRVSADIDFLNDGLYRYSLSTAINGPIRATLLESTVTSFPFPVWGGRVKYTPDDKHQFQVGAYQIGDDMFDFTKHGLDFSIRSDDGVSILMQYDWTSTVCERPTHLFVGAVNSFFEFDNHDGVGTTDYVLRVYAHLAVEVVPNLTVFGFAANSEQDEVALTPLQISVGINGKGMFSSRPDDHTMLFATCGDLSDDYGDSIGEAVDHEIVYEVGHRFQVLPSAYIQPALQYIVTPGGTGDIANSTVMGAWVGATF; this is encoded by the coding sequence ATGCATTCTCTTGCAAAGAGTCATGCCGCGATCGTCATCGCCAGCGTCATTGCGGTAACGGGAGTCCTTTCGGTCAGAGCTGATGAGGGGAGTGTCGATTGTGACGTTGAAACATGGTGTTGTGACGATCCGGCGGAAGAGGCCATCTGTCCACGGGAGTACCTATTGTGCGACTGGTGTGGCGCCCGTCCTTGCCTTCAAGATTCAGGCATCACTCCGTTTTTCTATTACGATTCGATCACTGCGGCGAATGTTGACGGTGGAATCGAAGCGGACCAGGACTTTACCGGGCAGGTTTACGCGGGTGCCGATCTCGATCTGGATACCCTGCTGGGATGGAACCGCACGACGTTGAAGATCTCCACGGTCCAGCGGCACGGCGACAGCATCAGCCCATCGGTCGGCGGAATCTACGATCCGATGTGTATCTTCGGAGGACAGGTCCTTTTCCTGTACCAGCTTTGGCTCGAGAGAGAGGTATGCGACAACTGGTCGATCAAAGCGGGTCGCGTCTCCGCAGACATCGATTTCTTGAACGATGGCCTCTACCGCTATTCGCTTAGCACGGCGATCAACGGTCCTATTCGCGCCACGCTTCTGGAAAGCACGGTCACGTCGTTTCCGTTTCCTGTTTGGGGTGGCCGCGTCAAATACACGCCCGACGACAAACATCAATTCCAAGTCGGCGCCTACCAGATCGGCGACGACATGTTTGATTTCACCAAACATGGGCTCGACTTCAGCATCCGCAGCGACGATGGAGTTTCGATCCTGATGCAATACGACTGGACGTCGACGGTTTGCGAACGTCCAACGCATCTTTTCGTCGGAGCGGTCAACTCCTTTTTCGAATTCGACAACCACGACGGCGTGGGAACCACCGACTACGTGCTGCGGGTCTATGCGCATCTCGCGGTCGAGGTGGTTCCCAATCTGACCGTTTTTGGTTTCGCTGCCAATTCCGAACAGGATGAGGTCGCGTTGACGCCGCTGCAAATCAGTGTCGGCATCAACGGCAAGGGAATGTTCTCCAGTCGTCCCGACGACCACACGATGCTCTTTGCAACCTGTGGTGATCTCAGCGACGACTACGGCGATTCGATCGGCGAAGCTGTCGACCACGAAATCGTCTACGAAGTGGGGCATCGATTCCAGGTCTTGCCCTCGGCCTACATCCAGCCAGCATTGCAATACATCGTCACCCCCGGCGGCACCGGCGATATTGCGAACAGTACGGTCATGGGCGCGTGGGTCGGCGCGACATTTTGA
- a CDS encoding ABC transporter permease: MKNTAAYRSLIQYAGLLGVLALLIVVFASSSENFLQTRTFISIANQIPDLTLVAVGMTLVLVVGGIDLSVGSILAFSSAVLGALMVDWQWSLWASIPFCILAGAACGLFNGCVSVLARIPSFIVTLGMLEIARGGTKLVTDSQTKYIGQAVESIGQPIAGLSLSPAFLLAIAAVVGGQLLLTRTVFGRYCVAIGTNEEAVRMSGVRPAPYAIGVFVISGVMCGLAGLTYASRLSTADPNAAIGLELSAIAACVIGGTSLMGGRGNVINSFLGVLIIAVLQTGLAQIGVSDPMKQIITGSVIVVAVLLDALRSRWGNSAAG, from the coding sequence ATGAAAAACACCGCCGCCTATCGTTCGTTGATCCAATACGCCGGCCTGCTGGGCGTGCTGGCGCTTTTGATTGTTGTGTTCGCGTCGTCGAGCGAGAACTTTCTGCAAACCCGCACCTTCATTTCGATCGCCAACCAGATCCCCGACCTGACTCTGGTCGCCGTTGGGATGACGTTGGTCTTGGTCGTTGGTGGGATCGATCTATCGGTCGGTTCAATCCTCGCCTTCTCCTCTGCGGTCTTAGGCGCCTTGATGGTCGATTGGCAATGGTCGCTGTGGGCATCGATTCCGTTTTGCATCCTAGCCGGCGCGGCCTGCGGATTGTTTAACGGGTGTGTTTCGGTGCTGGCAAGAATCCCATCGTTTATCGTCACTCTAGGGATGCTGGAGATCGCGCGCGGCGGAACGAAACTGGTTACCGATTCGCAAACCAAATACATCGGGCAGGCAGTCGAATCGATCGGCCAGCCGATCGCAGGGCTCTCGCTATCGCCGGCCTTCCTGCTGGCGATCGCCGCGGTCGTCGGCGGGCAACTGCTGCTGACGCGGACCGTTTTCGGGCGATACTGCGTCGCGATTGGGACCAACGAAGAAGCGGTTCGGATGTCGGGAGTCCGACCGGCGCCCTACGCGATCGGCGTGTTTGTGATCAGCGGCGTGATGTGTGGACTGGCCGGGCTAACCTACGCCTCTCGATTGTCGACAGCCGACCCCAACGCGGCGATTGGCTTGGAGCTGTCCGCGATCGCCGCCTGTGTAATCGGAGGGACGAGCCTGATGGGCGGCCGCGGCAACGTGATCAATTCGTTCTTGGGCGTGCTGATCATCGCCGTCCTGCAAACGGGGCTCGCTCAGATCGGCGTCTCCGACCCGATGAAACAGATCATCACCGGCAGCGTGATCGTCGTTGCCGTCTTGCTCGACGCACTCCGCAGCCGCTGGGGCAACAGTGCGGCGGGTTGA
- a CDS encoding sugar ABC transporter ATP-binding protein: MSDPLLLSVRNLTKRYAVKVLDDVSIDFHAGEIHALLGANGAGKSTLCRIIAGLTPSSSGTMQVAGQVYAPQEKRAAEAAGVQIVQQELNQIATLSVAENIMIGRLPARFGVVDRGKLHRRARIALDRFGLQEIDTHAITGSLGVGRQQMIEIATALDRDCRVLILDEPTAALSAGESETLFTWLNKLRQQGVGIIYISHRLDEVARLSDRITVLRDGKFICTRRTADVDRDAMVDLMTGESTENQAGDEYVSHQTDRVAMRVEGMSRGRWVRDVSFSVNRGERLGIAGLVGAGRTELLRLIFAADRADSGEVYLNDESTPRRFVDPSDAVAAGLAMVTEDRKENGLLLSQSIRANTTLASMNRLFSAGGWIRGAAERQMADRMRESMETRCTSIEQTVGTLSGGNQQKVAVAKWLVRDADIFLFDEPTRGIDVAARRRIYRLFETLAREEKSLVIVSSDLEELMETCDRIAVMSAGRLVASFARGDWSPEQIMQAAFAPPGSVAVG; the protein is encoded by the coding sequence GTGAGTGACCCGCTGTTGCTTTCGGTCCGAAACCTGACCAAACGTTATGCGGTCAAGGTCTTGGACGATGTGTCGATCGATTTCCACGCCGGAGAAATCCATGCGCTGCTGGGCGCGAACGGGGCGGGCAAAAGCACCCTGTGCCGGATCATCGCTGGGCTAACCCCGTCGTCGTCCGGAACGATGCAGGTCGCGGGCCAAGTCTACGCGCCGCAAGAAAAGCGGGCCGCCGAAGCGGCCGGCGTGCAGATCGTCCAACAAGAGTTAAACCAGATCGCCACGCTCTCGGTCGCTGAAAACATCATGATCGGCCGCTTGCCCGCTCGGTTTGGCGTCGTCGATCGGGGCAAACTGCACCGCCGCGCCCGAATCGCATTGGATCGCTTCGGCTTGCAAGAGATCGACACCCACGCGATCACTGGTTCATTGGGCGTGGGACGGCAACAGATGATCGAGATCGCCACGGCGCTAGATCGTGATTGCCGGGTGCTGATCCTCGACGAACCGACAGCGGCGTTGAGCGCCGGTGAATCCGAAACGCTCTTTACGTGGCTGAACAAGCTGCGACAGCAAGGCGTCGGGATCATCTACATCTCGCATCGATTGGACGAAGTCGCCAGGCTCTCCGACCGGATCACGGTCCTCCGCGATGGAAAGTTCATCTGCACGCGGCGGACTGCCGATGTCGACCGTGATGCGATGGTCGATCTGATGACCGGTGAAAGCACCGAAAACCAGGCGGGCGACGAGTATGTGTCGCATCAAACCGATCGTGTTGCGATGCGAGTCGAAGGAATGTCGCGCGGCCGTTGGGTTCGCGACGTATCGTTTTCGGTAAATCGTGGCGAACGACTGGGAATCGCCGGACTGGTCGGCGCCGGGCGAACCGAACTTCTGCGACTGATCTTTGCCGCCGATCGCGCCGATAGCGGCGAAGTCTATCTCAACGACGAATCGACGCCGCGACGCTTCGTCGATCCGAGCGATGCCGTTGCGGCGGGACTGGCGATGGTGACCGAAGACCGCAAGGAAAACGGCCTGCTGCTGTCCCAATCGATCCGCGCCAACACGACCCTCGCCTCGATGAACCGACTCTTTTCCGCGGGCGGATGGATCCGCGGAGCCGCCGAACGGCAGATGGCCGATCGGATGCGCGAGTCGATGGAGACGCGTTGCACCAGCATCGAACAGACCGTTGGGACACTCAGCGGCGGCAATCAGCAAAAGGTTGCTGTGGCGAAGTGGTTGGTCCGCGATGCCGATATCTTTTTGTTCGACGAACCGACGCGTGGGATCGACGTCGCCGCGCGGCGGCGGATCTATCGGCTGTTCGAAACCTTGGCTCGCGAGGAAAAGTCGCTGGTGATCGTTAGCAGCGACCTCGAGGAACTGATGGAAACCTGCGACCGAATCGCCGTCATGTCGGCGGGACGCTTGGTCGCCAGTTTCGCACGCGGCGACTGGTCGCCGGAACAGATCATGCAAGCCGCCTTTGCACCCCCAGGCTCTGTTGCTGTCGGCTGA
- a CDS encoding sugar ABC transporter substrate-binding protein, whose product MKTNKRRSLPLILSAIAMMVLAGGCSSKTATNESADPAAAGKPRIALVMKSLANEFFSTMEKGAEKHQAANSDQYELLVNGIKDESDLGRQVALVDEMVAAGVDAIVIAPADSKALVPALRKAQQAGVVVVNIDNRLDAEVLKSEKVTIPFVGPDNQAGAKQVGDLLAASLAKGDQVAVLEGKTTAFNGIQRRLGFEAAMKQAGIEIASSQSADWETNKANTIAASMLSEHPQIKAILAANDSMALGAVAAIKSAGKTGEVLVVGFDNIGAVQQLIREEKVLATADQHGDQLAVYGIETALKILKDPAAATEDVQTPVDLVTKETLAQ is encoded by the coding sequence ATGAAAACGAACAAACGACGCTCCCTGCCGTTGATCCTCTCGGCAATCGCAATGATGGTGTTGGCCGGCGGATGCAGTTCCAAAACCGCGACCAACGAATCGGCCGATCCCGCCGCGGCGGGCAAGCCGCGAATCGCATTAGTGATGAAGTCGCTGGCGAACGAATTCTTTTCGACGATGGAAAAGGGAGCCGAAAAGCATCAAGCGGCGAACAGCGATCAATACGAACTGCTGGTCAACGGAATCAAAGATGAATCGGATCTCGGCCGCCAAGTTGCGTTGGTCGACGAGATGGTGGCGGCGGGAGTCGACGCGATCGTGATCGCTCCGGCCGATTCCAAAGCGTTGGTCCCGGCGCTTCGCAAGGCTCAGCAGGCTGGCGTGGTTGTCGTCAACATCGACAATCGCCTGGATGCCGAAGTGCTGAAGTCGGAAAAGGTGACGATTCCGTTTGTTGGTCCCGACAACCAAGCCGGCGCAAAACAGGTCGGCGATCTGTTGGCTGCATCGCTCGCCAAAGGAGATCAGGTCGCAGTCCTCGAAGGAAAGACGACTGCCTTCAACGGGATCCAACGTCGACTGGGATTCGAAGCGGCGATGAAGCAGGCCGGGATTGAAATCGCCAGCAGCCAATCGGCCGACTGGGAAACGAACAAGGCGAACACGATCGCTGCTTCGATGCTCAGCGAACATCCGCAGATCAAAGCGATCCTGGCGGCCAACGATTCGATGGCGCTAGGCGCTGTGGCGGCGATCAAGTCGGCTGGCAAAACGGGCGAGGTCTTGGTTGTTGGTTTCGACAACATCGGCGCGGTCCAGCAATTGATCCGCGAGGAGAAGGTCTTGGCCACAGCGGATCAGCACGGCGACCAGCTGGCGGTCTATGGGATCGAGACGGCGCTGAAGATCTTGAAGGATCCGGCGGCGGCGACCGAAGACGTTCAGACGCCGGTCGATCTGGTCACCAAAGAGACGTTGGCCCAGTGA
- the rbsK gene encoding ribokinase, whose translation MSTPESTNRGAQIVVLGSINMDLMIRCNQLPRPGQTIIADSSAEVPGGKGANQAVAAARAGGNVSMIGRVGDDAFSSRLVENLQREQVATDGVLPTTETPSGLAIVAVESSGENSIVAVPGANAQLSPADVTTFADRIRTADVLMLQLEVPIETVQAAIEVARQAGVTIVLDPAPMPATLDDSLLRVDLICPNESETEAIVGHPVSSDEEIDRAIARLHARGARQVILTLGSRGAVASDGTTIRRIDPTPIDPVDTTAAGDAFAGALAVRLAEGANLFEAAGFAAVAGALAATRPGAQPGMPTRTEIDQILQSQKS comes from the coding sequence ATGAGCACGCCTGAGTCAACGAATCGAGGGGCACAGATCGTGGTCCTCGGTTCGATCAACATGGATCTCATGATCCGCTGCAACCAGTTGCCGCGGCCGGGGCAAACGATCATCGCCGATTCGTCGGCGGAGGTTCCCGGCGGCAAAGGGGCCAACCAAGCTGTCGCCGCCGCGCGGGCCGGCGGCAACGTGTCGATGATCGGACGCGTTGGTGACGACGCGTTTTCGAGCCGCTTGGTCGAGAACCTGCAACGCGAACAGGTCGCTACGGATGGCGTGCTCCCCACAACGGAAACGCCCAGCGGGCTGGCGATCGTTGCTGTTGAAAGCAGCGGCGAAAACTCGATAGTCGCCGTTCCCGGTGCCAACGCCCAGCTGTCTCCAGCCGATGTCACGACGTTTGCCGACCGGATCCGCACCGCCGATGTGCTGATGCTGCAATTGGAGGTCCCGATCGAAACCGTCCAAGCCGCGATCGAAGTCGCGCGACAAGCTGGAGTCACGATCGTGCTGGATCCCGCTCCGATGCCAGCGACGTTGGACGACTCGCTACTGCGCGTCGATCTAATCTGCCCCAACGAATCGGAGACCGAGGCGATCGTCGGGCATCCGGTTTCAAGCGACGAAGAGATCGATCGCGCGATCGCCCGTCTGCACGCTCGGGGAGCCCGACAGGTGATCCTGACGCTTGGGTCGCGCGGCGCGGTCGCTAGCGATGGAACGACAATTCGGCGGATCGATCCGACGCCGATCGATCCGGTCGACACAACAGCCGCCGGCGATGCGTTTGCCGGCGCGTTGGCGGTTCGCTTGGCCGAAGGAGCCAACTTGTTTGAAGCCGCCGGTTTTGCTGCCGTCGCCGGCGCATTGGCCGCGACTCGCCCTGGAGCTCAGCCGGGCATGCCGACACGAACTGAAATCGATCAAATTTTGCAAAGTCAAAAATCATGA
- a CDS encoding nucleoside hydrolase, which translates to MIDRSRSLVLPLMLVSLCCLPAVSNADDVKRPVPLIFDTDIGNDVDDVLALGMIHALQTRGECELLAVTITKDDPMAAPFTDAVNTFYGRGEIPIGVCRSGVTPGTGRFNGLASIKDGDEFRFPHDLRSGKDAPNAVTVLRKALADAEDGSVVIAQVGFSTNLADLLKSKPDDVSPLDGTALVKKKVRLLSAMAGAFTKISGSKGPYDHKEYNIIKDIPAAQALATDWPTPILWSGFEIGLAVAYPHESIQQDYGYVPHHPLAEAYIAYNPPPHNRPTWDLTSVLIAVRPGRDYFGLSPRGTVTVADDGLTTFAPAEDGLHQYLTLTDAQKLRVVETLVLLSSEPPKQ; encoded by the coding sequence ATGATCGATCGTTCACGCTCTCTCGTCCTGCCGCTGATGCTGGTATCGCTGTGCTGTCTGCCGGCTGTATCGAATGCCGACGATGTAAAACGTCCGGTGCCGTTGATCTTCGATACCGACATCGGTAACGACGTCGACGATGTGCTGGCGTTGGGAATGATCCACGCGTTGCAGACTCGCGGCGAATGCGAACTGCTTGCCGTGACGATCACCAAAGACGATCCGATGGCCGCTCCCTTCACCGATGCCGTCAACACGTTTTATGGACGGGGCGAGATTCCGATCGGAGTCTGCCGTAGCGGCGTGACGCCTGGCACCGGGCGATTCAACGGCTTGGCATCGATCAAAGATGGCGATGAATTCCGTTTCCCACACGACCTGCGATCGGGCAAAGACGCTCCCAACGCGGTGACTGTCTTGCGAAAGGCGCTGGCCGACGCAGAGGATGGCAGCGTGGTGATCGCTCAAGTCGGCTTTTCGACGAACCTAGCAGATCTGCTGAAGTCAAAACCGGACGATGTGAGCCCGTTGGACGGCACGGCCCTTGTCAAAAAGAAGGTTCGCTTGCTGTCGGCGATGGCTGGCGCTTTCACTAAGATCTCCGGTTCCAAGGGCCCGTACGACCACAAGGAATACAACATCATCAAAGACATTCCGGCTGCTCAAGCTCTCGCCACCGATTGGCCAACGCCGATCCTCTGGAGCGGTTTTGAGATCGGTTTGGCTGTCGCTTATCCGCACGAAAGCATCCAACAGGATTACGGCTACGTGCCACATCATCCGTTGGCCGAAGCCTACATCGCTTACAATCCGCCCCCCCACAATCGACCGACTTGGGATCTGACCAGCGTGCTGATCGCCGTGCGTCCGGGACGCGACTATTTTGGACTCTCCCCACGCGGCACGGTCACCGTCGCCGACGATGGGCTGACGACCTTCGCACCGGCGGAAGATGGCTTGCATCAATACCTGACGCTGACCGACGCCCAGAAGTTGCGCGTCGTCGAAACCTTGGTCCTGTTGTCCAGCGAGCCACCGAAGCAATGA
- a CDS encoding nucleoside hydrolase gives MFDCFRCAAVTLMLAWTVALPALAAGDERRPVPLIFDTDIGNDVDDALALGMIHALQSRGECELLAVTITKDHPLAAPFADAVNTFYGRGEIPIGVCRSGKTPEPGRFTQLAKQKDGQRLRYPHDLLSGDDAPDAVSVLRETLAAAEDHSVVIAQVGFSTNLANLLKSKPDQASPLDGEALVKQKVRLLSLMAGAFPKPAEAVGRLKNHKGYNIIKDIPSAQTVAHHWPTPLLWSGYEIGISLPYPHQSIQQDYGYVPHHPLSEAYVAFLPPPHNRPTWDLTSVLQVVRPNRNYFGISQPGSVAVADDGSTQFTPSPDGRHRYLTLTEDQKLRVIETLVLLSSEPPQR, from the coding sequence ATGTTCGATTGTTTTCGATGCGCCGCCGTTACGCTGATGTTGGCTTGGACCGTTGCCTTACCCGCGTTAGCTGCTGGCGATGAAAGGCGGCCGGTGCCGCTGATCTTCGATACCGATATCGGCAACGATGTCGATGATGCGTTGGCGCTGGGGATGATCCATGCGTTGCAGTCGCGCGGCGAGTGCGAACTGTTGGCCGTGACGATCACCAAAGATCATCCGCTGGCCGCTCCGTTTGCCGATGCCGTCAATACGTTTTACGGACGGGGAGAGATTCCGATCGGTGTCTGCCGCAGTGGAAAAACTCCCGAACCGGGGCGGTTTACGCAACTGGCGAAGCAGAAAGATGGCCAGCGCCTCCGCTACCCGCACGATCTTTTGTCGGGAGACGATGCTCCCGATGCGGTCTCGGTCTTGCGAGAGACGTTGGCTGCGGCTGAAGATCACAGCGTCGTGATCGCTCAAGTTGGCTTTTCGACCAACCTGGCGAACCTGCTGAAATCGAAACCGGACCAGGCGAGCCCGTTGGACGGAGAAGCTCTTGTCAAACAGAAGGTCCGTCTGTTGTCGTTGATGGCTGGCGCATTTCCCAAGCCCGCCGAAGCGGTCGGTCGGCTGAAGAATCACAAGGGATACAACATCATCAAAGACATCCCGTCGGCGCAAACGGTGGCTCACCATTGGCCGACGCCGCTTTTGTGGAGCGGCTACGAGATCGGCATCTCGCTTCCCTACCCGCACCAAAGCATCCAGCAGGATTACGGCTACGTGCCGCATCATCCGCTGTCCGAAGCCTACGTCGCGTTCCTGCCTCCGCCGCACAATCGTCCCACCTGGGATTTGACCAGCGTGTTGCAAGTCGTTCGCCCAAATCGCAACTACTTTGGCATCTCCCAGCCCGGCAGCGTTGCGGTCGCCGACGATGGATCGACCCAGTTCACACCGTCGCCCGACGGCCGCCACCGATACCTCACGCTGACCGAGGACCAAAAACTCCGCGTGATCGAAACGCTGGTCCTCTTGTCCAGCGAACCGCCCCAACGTTGA
- a CDS encoding type IV toxin-antitoxin system AbiEi family antitoxin domain-containing protein: MTQPKPSSRLSPTLRATEIFRAHGGMMRMADAVRVGISRRTLYQMRDSGQLEQLARGLYRIADLPPLSEPDLVTVAKKVPQGVVYLISALAFHGLTTQIPHEVWIAIPRNSEPPRLAFPPTRAARLSDTAYELGIERHNCDGVTVKVYSREKTLVDCFCRRNETGLDVAIEAVKAYRTQKRTNFDLVMDYAKKLRAAKTMRPYLEALL, from the coding sequence GTGACGCAGCCCAAACCGTCGTCTCGTCTTTCACCAACGCTTCGCGCGACGGAGATCTTTCGCGCTCATGGCGGCATGATGAGGATGGCCGATGCCGTACGGGTGGGGATCAGTCGTCGAACGTTGTACCAAATGCGAGACTCTGGACAGCTGGAGCAGCTGGCCCGAGGTCTCTATCGGATCGCAGACCTTCCGCCGCTAAGCGAACCCGACCTAGTCACGGTCGCAAAGAAGGTCCCCCAGGGAGTCGTCTACCTGATTTCAGCGCTCGCGTTCCATGGGCTGACGACGCAGATTCCGCATGAAGTGTGGATCGCGATACCGCGCAATAGCGAACCGCCTCGGCTGGCCTTTCCTCCGACGCGAGCGGCTCGGCTCAGCGACACCGCCTATGAACTGGGGATCGAGAGACACAACTGCGATGGCGTGACCGTGAAGGTCTACTCTCGCGAAAAAACGCTCGTCGATTGTTTCTGTCGCCGAAACGAGACCGGACTCGATGTCGCGATCGAAGCGGTCAAGGCATACCGGACTCAAAAGCGGACCAACTTTGACTTGGTCATGGATTACGCTAAGAAGCTACGAGCGGCAAAGACGATGCGGCCCTATCTGGAGGCATTGCTGTGA
- a CDS encoding nucleotidyl transferase AbiEii/AbiGii toxin family protein, translating to MTRDLAASVRGRLLRQAKESGRPLQELLQYFAMERFLFRLSRSEHADRFVLKGALMFRVWGTPQTRATRDIDLLARADNSVDSMTQIMRSVCEHAVAPDGVIFHGQSVQGIAIKEDADYLGVRVTFLATIQNARLPMQIDIGFGDVVNPAAIAIAYPAMLDFEPAKLIGYPRETVIAEKFEAMVKLGQLNSRMKDFYDILILSRQFAFDGESLATAISATFRNRGTTAKANPPAFSNEFANDPGKQIQWASFIRKSKLSDVPDALADAIREIAGFLNPIAKAIESNEPFAATWIPGSGWIKSQPPANSGRAVGGTE from the coding sequence GTGACGCGCGATCTGGCAGCGTCTGTTCGCGGGCGTCTGCTGCGTCAGGCAAAAGAATCGGGCCGCCCGCTGCAAGAATTGCTTCAGTATTTTGCGATGGAACGCTTCTTGTTCCGGTTGTCTCGATCGGAGCACGCCGATCGTTTCGTTTTGAAGGGAGCGCTCATGTTTCGTGTTTGGGGCACACCCCAGACGCGTGCGACGCGCGACATCGACCTGCTGGCTCGGGCCGACAATTCAGTCGACTCGATGACACAGATCATGCGGTCGGTTTGCGAACATGCGGTTGCACCCGATGGCGTTATATTTCACGGCCAGAGCGTGCAAGGCATCGCGATCAAAGAAGATGCCGACTACTTAGGCGTACGCGTGACGTTTCTGGCGACGATTCAAAACGCTCGCTTGCCAATGCAAATCGATATTGGGTTTGGGGACGTTGTGAATCCAGCGGCAATAGCGATCGCCTACCCCGCAATGCTCGACTTTGAACCGGCCAAGCTGATCGGTTACCCGCGAGAAACCGTGATCGCTGAGAAGTTTGAAGCGATGGTTAAGCTCGGGCAACTCAACAGTCGCATGAAAGACTTCTACGACATCCTTATTTTGTCCCGGCAGTTTGCCTTCGATGGCGAGTCGCTTGCCACAGCGATCTCCGCGACGTTTCGAAATCGAGGGACGACGGCCAAGGCGAATCCGCCGGCATTCTCCAATGAGTTTGCCAACGATCCAGGGAAGCAAATCCAGTGGGCCAGCTTCATTCGCAAATCCAAGCTTTCGGATGTACCCGATGCTTTAGCTGACGCGATTCGTGAGATCGCTGGTTTCCTAAACCCCATCGCAAAAGCAATCGAGTCAAACGAGCCTTTCGCCGCCACCTGGATTCCCGGTTCCGGATGGATTAAGTCGCAACCGCCCGCCAACAGCGGGAGGGCTGTTGGAGGGACAGAGTAA